The Erinaceus europaeus chromosome 16, mEriEur2.1, whole genome shotgun sequence genome includes a window with the following:
- the SSTR1 gene encoding somatostatin receptor type 1, whose protein sequence is MEEPSRNASQNGTLSEGQGSAILISFIYSVVCLVGLCGNSMVIYVILRYAKMKTATNIYILNLAIADELLMLSVPFLVTSTLLRHWPFGSLLCRLVLSVDAVNMFTSIYCLTVLSVDRYVAVVHPIKAARYRRPTVAKVVNLGVWVLSLLVILPIVVFSRTAANSDGTVACNMLMPEPAQRWLVGFVLYTFLMGFLLPVGAICLCYVLIIAKMRMVALKAGWQQRKRSERKITLMVMMVVMVFVICWMPFYVVQLVNVFAEQDDATVSQLSVILGYANSCANPILYGFLSDNFKRSFQRILCLSWMDNAAEEPVDYYATALKSRAYSVEDFQPENLESGGVFRNGTCTSRITTL, encoded by the coding sequence atggAGGAGCCGAGCAGAAACGCCTCCCAGAACGGGACCCTGAGCGAGGGCCAGGGCAGCGCCATCCTCATCTCCTTCATCTACTCCGTGGTGTGCCTGGTAGGGCTGTGCGGAAACTCCATGGTCATCTACGTGATCCTGCGCTACGCCAAGATGAAGACGGCCACCAACATCTACATCCTCAACCTGGCCATCGCCGACGAGCTGCTGATGCTCAGCGTGCCCTTCCTGGTCACCTCCACGCTGCTCCGCCACTGGCCCTTCGGCTCCCTGCTCTGCCGCCTGGTGCTCAGCGTGGACGCGGTCAACATGTTCACCAGCATCTACTGTCTGACCGTGCTCAGCGTGGACCGCTACGTGGCCGTGGTGCACCCCATCAAGGCGGCGCGCTACCGACGGCCCACGGTGGCCAAGGTGGTCAACCTGGGCGTGTGGGTCCTGTCGTTGCTGGTCATCTTGCCCATCGTGGTCTTCTCGCGCACGGCGGCCAACAGCGACGGCACGGTGGCCTGTAACATGCTCATGCCCGAGCCGGCCCAGCGCTGGCTGGTGGGCTTCGTGCTGTACACTTTCCTCATGGGCTTCCTGCTGCCCGTCGGGGCCATCTGTCTGTGCTACGTGCTCATTATCGCCAAGATGCGCATGGTGGCCCTCAAGGCCGGCTGGCAGCAGCGCAAGCGCTCGGAGCGCAAGATCAccctgatggtgatgatggtggtcaTGGTGTTCGTCATCTGCTGGATGCCTTTCTACGTGGTGCAGCTGGTCAACGTGTTCGCCGAGCAGGATGACGCCACGGTCAGCCAGCTGTCAGTCATCCTGGGCTATGCCAACAGCTGCGCCAACCCCATCCTCTACGGCTTCCTCTCGGACAACTTCAAGCGCTCCTTCCAGCGCATTCTGTGTCTCAGCTGGATGGACAACGCGGCCGAGGAGCCCGTCGACTACTACGCCACGGCGCTCAAGAGCCGCGCCTACAGCGTGGAGGACTTCCAGCCCGAGAACCTGGAGTCGGGCGGCGTCTTCCGCAACGGGACCTGCACGTCGCGGATCACCACCCTCTGA